TGGCCTGGTTCGTCGAGAACGTGGTCGGCGCACCCGTCGTCGTGGCCGGTCATTCCTCCGGCGGGCTCCTGGCCGCACGCCTCGCCGCAGACTTCCCCGCCCTCGTCCGCGCCGCCCTCATCGAGGACGCACCGTTCTTCGGCACCGAACCCGACCGCGCGCACGCGACCTACGCCTGGCTCGACACGTTCCGGAACATCCACCGCCATCTCGAGGCCGGCACCTCAGCGAATGCGGACAGCTGGACCCGGTTCTGGGTCCGGCACAGCCACCTGCAGACGATGTTCGGCGACCGCGCGTGGAAGGCGTTGGTGCGCGGTCCGCTGGAGCGACGCCTCGACCGGGATCCGCACGTGATCCCGAAGCTGTGGTGGCTGCCGCCGACCCTCAACCGCGCCATCGCACTCACGGCGTGTCTACAGGACGGGACCGGCGACTACGACCTGCGCTACGGGGAGATGTTCTACGACGGCACGTGGCTCGCCGGATACGACCAGGCCGAGACCCTCCGCCGGGTCCTCGTGCCCACGACACTGCTGCACACGACGACCCACGAGCAGGACGGCGTCCTGCTGGGCGCGATGACCTCCGACGATGCTGTCCGGGCACACACGCTCATGCCGGACTGCCTGCTGATCGACCGCATCCCGTCGGGACACGACATCCACCGGCAGCGGCCATCGCTCTACGTCGACGCCCTGAACGCGCTACGGGATCGGATCCGCGGTTAGCTCAGCCGATCTTCTCGATCGACACGACCGGGGTGGTGATCCGCCACGTGCGAACGTCGGGATCGTCGGCGGCCCGTACCCAGAACTGCGCGGACTCGCCGAGCCGGCAGGACTTCACCCCGAGCAACGGGATGTCCTCGGAATCACGGCGCAGCCGACTGACGGTCCAGTCCTCGCTGTCCGTGCCGCCGACTCCGGGGGCACGCAACAGCGTCATCTCCCCGAAGTCGAGCAGGTAGGTGGAAGTCCGGGTGACCACGGTGAACACCCCGGAGTCGGTGTCTGGTCTGATCTCTTGCACGCGCGCCACGAGAGCACTGTACCCAGAGCGGTCACTCACTGTTCGCCCCGTACAACCCGGAAGGATCAGTCCTGCCGGGTCGCCGGAATGCCGAGCAGGGCGTCGACCGCGGCGGCCAGTGCCGCGGGCGCCTCCGCCGACGACCCGATGCCGCTCCGCACATCGGCACACCAGGCGTCTACTGCGGCAAGTGCTTTCGGGGTGTCGAGATCGTCGGCCAGGTGCTGGCGGACACGTGCGATGACGTCGGTCGCGTCGGGTCCGGTCGCCGCGGCGAAGGCGGTGCGCCAGCGATCGAGACGTTCGACAGCGGTGTCGAGCACCGACTGGGTCCACATGCGGTCACCGCGGTAGTGGTCGGCGAGCAGGGCCAGACGGATCGCCGCCGGGTCGACGCCCTCTCGACGCAGCACCGACACGAACACCAGGTTGCCGCGGCTCTTCGACATCTTCTCGCCGTCGAGTCCGACCATGCCGGTGTGTACGTAGTGGCGGGCGAAACGCCGCGAATCCGTGAGCGCCTCACCGTGGGCGGCCGAGAACTCGTGGTGCGGGAAGATCAGGTCGTTGCCGCCGCCCTGGATGTCGAACTCGATGCCGAGCCGGTTCAGCGCAATCGCCGAGCACTCGATGTGCCAGCCCGGACGTCCCGGACCGAACGGCGAGTCCCACGACGGTTCGCCCTCCCGCTTCGCGCGCCACAACAGGGCGTCGAGGGGATCACGCTTGCCCGCACGGTCGGGGTCGCCGCCACGCTCGGCGAAGAATCGGGCCATGGTCTCGCGGTCGTAGCCGGACTCGTAGCCGAACTGCTCGGTGGCGTCGGTCCGGAAGTAGACGTCGGGGTACTCGGCGTCGTCGACGGTATAGGCGGCACCCGAGGCGAGCAGCTTCTCGACGACCTCGATGACCTCGCCGATCGACTCGACGGCACCGATGTAGTCGCGCGGCGGTAGCACGCGCAGAGCGGTCATGTCGTCGCGGAAGAGCTGGGTCTCGCGCGCACCGAGATCGCGCCAGTCGACGCCGTCGCGGTCGGCGCGCTCGAACAGCGGATCGTCGACGTCGGTCACGTTCTGCACGTAGTGGACGTCGTGCCCCTGGTCGCGCAGGACGCGATTGACCTGATCGAAGGTGAGATACGTGGCGGCGTGACCGAGGTGGGTCGCGTCGTACGGGGTGATCCCGCAGACATACATGGTGGCGGTCTGGCCGGGGGTCACCGGACGGACCGCACGATCGGCGGTGTCATAGAGGCGAAGGGCAGGTCCCTCGCCGGGTACCTCCGGAAGTTCCACATCGGGCCACGACTGCATGGCGTCCACTGTATTGCCCACGGACCGCGAGGTCTTCACGGCCCGGCCGGTGGCGGCGTCGGCCGGCGACGCGGATCACAGCGGGACGTCAGAACGGCGGCCAGGGAATGGGCCGGTGGCCCGGCGGGAGCGGCATGGTCTCACTCTCGGCGACCACGATCGCCCGGACCGTCAGTGCGTCGACCTCGTCGGCGGTGATGTGACGCAACAGCTCGTCTCGCAGCGCACACCCGTCGGTCTCCAGCTTCTCGGCCAGTTCGGCGACGTCGGCGACCAGGTGCCCGGGCACCTGCTCCCCCGCCCAGCCCCACAGCACGGTACGGAGCTTGTCCTCGGAGTGCAGGCAGATGCCGTGGTCGATGCCGTAGACCCCGCCGTCGAGGCCTTCGAGGACGTGGCCGCCCTTCCGGTCGGCGTTGTTCAGCACGACGTCGAGCACCGAGAGCCGCTGGAGTCGCGGGTCGTCGGCATGGACGAGCACGACGGGTTCACCGTATGGGTCGTAGGCCTGGAGCACGGCGAAGAAGCCGGTCGGTACCCGGTCGACCGGACACAGGTCGACGAGGTCGATGCGCGGCTGGTTCTCGGCGGGCGGGTGTTCGGTGTTGTCCGGCGTCTCGATCCAGCGTTGGACCATCCCCGGACCGACCGGTCCGTCGCGGTGGATCGTCGTCGGGATGGCGCCCCAGCCGAGGGCCTCCGAGATCAGGTACGACGCGACCTCGCGGCCGGCGAGCGTGCCGTCCGGGAAGTCCCACAGCGGGACCTCGCCGCGGACCGGCTTGTACACGCAGCGGACGGTCTGTTCGTCGAGTACGGCGTCGCACACGAGGGTGGCGTTGCTCGCCGACGGGATCCGGCCGAGGATCGTCAGTTCGCCGTCGCGGAGGATCTCGAGCGTCGACGCCTCAGCGGGCACCGGGTCCGAGGGCTCGGGTTGCGGGCTCGCGGCCTCCGACGTCAACGACCGTGCCCCTGTCTCACGGCTGGGAGGGTCCGGACGTGCCCGGATCCTCGTCGTCGGAATCCTCCGGGTCGTCGTCCTCGTCGACGAGGAAGCTCGGATCAGTCTGCGCCGCAAGGCTGTTGAACACCTCGGGGTCGATGAAGTCGATCGACTTGCTCAGCTGCGCATCACGCTTGTAGCCGTTGGTGCGCACGCACAGGTGACCTTCGGGGTCGAGCGGTTCGCTGCACAGCGGGCACGGCTGGCGGCCGGCCGAGATGACCTTCGACGACCGGGCCGCGAATTCCCGTGCGGCCGTGGTGGTCAGGAAGACCCGTACCGCGTCCGGCCCCTCGTCGGTGTCGTCGAGCACGACACTCTCGTCGAACTCCCCCTCGGTGATGGCGAGGAGCTCCACCACGACGGCCTCGGATTCGGCGTCCCAGCCCAGTCCCATGGTGCCGACCCGGAATTCGGCGTCGACCGGCATGACGAGTGGGCTCAGGTCGCCGACACGGTCGGTGGCCGGCGGGATCGGGGTGCCGAAGCGACGGTGGATCTCGTCGAGGAGCGCGCCGATCCGGTCCGCGAGGATCTGGACCTGCTGCTTCTCGAGCATCACGCTGATGATGCGGGTCTCGTGGACGGCCTGGAGGTAGAACGTGCGGTCGCCGGGTTGGCCGATCGTGCCGGCGACGAACCGGTCCGGGCTGCGGAACACGTGGATCGCTCGGGACATCACACCTCCTTGATTGTTGTGTTCATTATCCCGATGTCGCCGGGATCGTGGCAGCGGCACCGGTCTCCCCACCCACGACGGCGTCGTCGGAGGCCGCCTGGCCGTCGGCGGCGGGCGGGCGCGGTGTCGGGATCGACAGCTTCTGCGTGTTGTTCACGGTGTGCACGTACGGGCGCGACGAGGAGTACCGGACGACGCTGATCGACGCCGGTTCGACGACGATGCGCTGGAAGGCGTCGAGGTGGCTGCCCATGGCGTCGGCGATGATCGACTTGATGACGTCGCCGTGCGAGCAGGCGACCCACACTCCGGACCCGTCCGGTCCGCCGTAGACACGGTCGAGTTCGCGGATGGCGCGCACCGCCCGCGCCTGGACGTCGGCGAGGCCCTCGCCATCGGGGAAGACCGCCGCCGACGGCTGCTGCTGGACGACCTTCCAGAGTGGTTCGGAGAGCAGCTCGGAGATGGAACGTCCGGTCCAGCCGCCGTAGTCGACCTCGGCCAGGTCGTCGACGACGACCTCCGGCGGGCGGTCGCCGTTGGTGCCGAGAGCTGCCAGCAGTGGTGCGACGGTCTCCGCGCAGCGGTCGAGTGGCGATCGCACCACCGCCTTGATCCCGGCGAGGTGGTCGCCCAGGCGGCTCACGAGGTCGTCGGCCTGTGCGCGGCCCCGGTCGTCGAGGTGGACTCCGGGGCTACGACCGGCGAGCACACCCGAGGTGTTCGCCGTCGAACGGCCGTGCCGGAGAAGGATCACGGTCATGCCACAACCATAGGCATGCGCGCAGGCGACCCGCACACGACGAGGACCGTCGGGATCGTCAGGTCGCGGAGATCGCGCCGGTGGACAGCAGGATGATCAGGAGGACGCCGAGGATCACGCGGTAGGCGCCGAACCAGTTCATCGAGTGGTTGCCGACGAACTTCAACAGCCAGGCGATGGCGGCGTATCCGACGATGAACGCGACGATCGTCGCGACCAGCAACTGGGGCCCGGTGGCCTCCATGCCCTCGCCGCTCGGATTGAACGCGTCCGGGAGGCTGAACAGGCCGGAAGCCGTCACCGCCGGGATGGCCAGCAGGAACGAGAACCGAAACGCGGCCTCGCGTTCGAGGCCGAGGAACAGGCCCGCGCTGGCGGTCGCACCCGATCGGGAGACGCCGGGGACCAACGCCAGGCACTGTGCGCCGCCCATCACCAGACCGTCGCGCAGCGTCAGCTTCTCCATCGGACGCTGCTTCTTGCCGTAACGCTCGGCCAGCCAGAACACACCCGCGAAGACGATCAGCATGATCGCCACCAGCCACAGGTTCCGGCCGGTCGTGCGGATCTGGTCCTTGAGGACGAAACCGATGACGCCGATCGGGATGGTCGCGAAGATCACATACCAACCGATGCGGTAGTCGAGGTTGCGCTCCTCGGCATGGAACAGACCGCGGAACCAGGCCACGATGATGCGGACGATGTCCTTGGCGAAGAACAGCAGCACGGCCGCCTCCGTACCGAGCTGGGTGACCGCGGTGAACGACGCCCCGGCGTCCTCTCCGAACATCAGTTCCGAGGCGATACGGAGATGCCCGGACGACGAGATCGGCAGGAACTCGGTGAGACCCTGTAACGCCCCGAGGACGATCGACTGGGTCCAGGTCATGGTGTCGGTCACGGCGCCCGATGCTACGCGGAGCCCCGGTCGCCGACCCGGGTCGGCGACACGCGTCGACCCGCCTGAGCGTCGCACGCGAGCGGTCACGCAAGATGGGTTCATGCACTCGTCTCGACGACCGCGCCCCCGTCACCAGCCACCGAGAGGTCTCGCACGGTTGCGGCGCCCGGTTTCCGCGGCTGCGACTCTCGCCGTGGGTGTGGCGATGATCACGGCGTGCGGGTCGGATGACTCGGGCACCCCCGACGTCGCGACCGTCGCCCCCGCGACCGCGGTCGAGGCACCCGCGACATCCGAGCCGACCGGCCTCACGGTCCCCGCACCCGCCGGCTCCCGGGCGCTCGCCTCCTCCGGTCGTACCGTCGCCGTCGTCTCGCCGGACGGCAACGAACTTCTCCGCTTCGACGCCGCCCGCATGACCTCGCCTCCCACCCCGGTCCAGGTGCCGGGCCTGACCGCGCTCGCCCCGGACACCGACGGCGGCTACCTCGGCGTCGGACCGGGATCG
The sequence above is drawn from the Gordonia rubripertincta genome and encodes:
- a CDS encoding undecaprenyl-diphosphate phosphatase, producing MTDTMTWTQSIVLGALQGLTEFLPISSSGHLRIASELMFGEDAGASFTAVTQLGTEAAVLLFFAKDIVRIIVAWFRGLFHAEERNLDYRIGWYVIFATIPIGVIGFVLKDQIRTTGRNLWLVAIMLIVFAGVFWLAERYGKKQRPMEKLTLRDGLVMGGAQCLALVPGVSRSGATASAGLFLGLEREAAFRFSFLLAIPAVTASGLFSLPDAFNPSGEGMEATGPQLLVATIVAFIVGYAAIAWLLKFVGNHSMNWFGAYRVILGVLLIILLSTGAISAT
- the mshC gene encoding cysteine--1-D-myo-inosityl 2-amino-2-deoxy-alpha-D-glucopyranoside ligase; the encoded protein is MQSWPDVELPEVPGEGPALRLYDTADRAVRPVTPGQTATMYVCGITPYDATHLGHAATYLTFDQVNRVLRDQGHDVHYVQNVTDVDDPLFERADRDGVDWRDLGARETQLFRDDMTALRVLPPRDYIGAVESIGEVIEVVEKLLASGAAYTVDDAEYPDVYFRTDATEQFGYESGYDRETMARFFAERGGDPDRAGKRDPLDALLWRAKREGEPSWDSPFGPGRPGWHIECSAIALNRLGIEFDIQGGGNDLIFPHHEFSAAHGEALTDSRRFARHYVHTGMVGLDGEKMSKSRGNLVFVSVLRREGVDPAAIRLALLADHYRGDRMWTQSVLDTAVERLDRWRTAFAAATGPDATDVIARVRQHLADDLDTPKALAAVDAWCADVRSGIGSSAEAPAALAAAVDALLGIPATRQD
- a CDS encoding alpha/beta hydrolase, whose amino-acid sequence is MRSVWGVTTAAVAGYVTRNLTYDRREASLLASSGMTPRSVTMPDGAVIGYGEGPPGGEPLLLIPGQQVSWTDYASVLGALSADWHVFAVDCFGHGGSAKEPALYPALPQTEALAWFVENVVGAPVVVAGHSSGGLLAARLAADFPALVRAALIEDAPFFGTEPDRAHATYAWLDTFRNIHRHLEAGTSANADSWTRFWVRHSHLQTMFGDRAWKALVRGPLERRLDRDPHVIPKLWWLPPTLNRAIALTACLQDGTGDYDLRYGEMFYDGTWLAGYDQAETLRRVLVPTTLLHTTTHEQDGVLLGAMTSDDAVRAHTLMPDCLLIDRIPSGHDIHRQRPSLYVDALNALRDRIRG
- a CDS encoding DUF3090 domain-containing protein, with amino-acid sequence MSRAIHVFRSPDRFVAGTIGQPGDRTFYLQAVHETRIISVMLEKQQVQILADRIGALLDEIHRRFGTPIPPATDRVGDLSPLVMPVDAEFRVGTMGLGWDAESEAVVVELLAITEGEFDESVVLDDTDEGPDAVRVFLTTTAAREFAARSSKVISAGRQPCPLCSEPLDPEGHLCVRTNGYKRDAQLSKSIDFIDPEVFNSLAAQTDPSFLVDEDDDPEDSDDEDPGTSGPSQP
- a CDS encoding MSMEG_4193 family putative phosphomutase, giving the protein MTVILLRHGRSTANTSGVLAGRSPGVHLDDRGRAQADDLVSRLGDHLAGIKAVVRSPLDRCAETVAPLLAALGTNGDRPPEVVVDDLAEVDYGGWTGRSISELLSEPLWKVVQQQPSAAVFPDGEGLADVQARAVRAIRELDRVYGGPDGSGVWVACSHGDVIKSIIADAMGSHLDAFQRIVVEPASISVVRYSSSRPYVHTVNNTQKLSIPTPRPPAADGQAASDDAVVGGETGAAATIPATSG
- a CDS encoding SCO1664 family protein → MTSEAASPQPEPSDPVPAEASTLEILRDGELTILGRIPSASNATLVCDAVLDEQTVRCVYKPVRGEVPLWDFPDGTLAGREVASYLISEALGWGAIPTTIHRDGPVGPGMVQRWIETPDNTEHPPAENQPRIDLVDLCPVDRVPTGFFAVLQAYDPYGEPVVLVHADDPRLQRLSVLDVVLNNADRKGGHVLEGLDGGVYGIDHGICLHSEDKLRTVLWGWAGEQVPGHLVADVAELAEKLETDGCALRDELLRHITADEVDALTVRAIVVAESETMPLPPGHRPIPWPPF